From Vallitalea longa, the proteins below share one genomic window:
- a CDS encoding ABC transporter permease, giving the protein MKLALGKQFPIKHKKKKKNTKYLFKNYDLYLLMVLPLLYFVIFHYLPMYGVQLAFKDFIPTKGIWGSPWVGIKHFQKFFGSYYFWRLIRNTLGISIYHLLICFPFPIILALMLNEVNNKYFKKTVQTITYAPHFLSTVVLVGIVVNFASPQNGIINEIIKFFGGEPIFFMAEPKWFKTTYVFSDLWKQMGWSSIIYIAALSGINYELHEAAMVDGASRFQRILHINIPGIMPTVVILLILAVGRIMGVGFEKIFLMQNDLNMEASDVISTYVYRAGILDGQYSFSAAVGLFNSIINFILLISVNKISRRVSETSLW; this is encoded by the coding sequence ATGAAATTGGCTCTAGGAAAGCAATTTCCAATAAAACATAAGAAGAAAAAAAAGAATACTAAGTATTTATTTAAAAATTACGATTTGTATTTATTAATGGTTCTTCCCTTACTATATTTTGTTATATTTCATTATTTACCTATGTATGGGGTGCAACTAGCTTTTAAGGATTTTATACCAACCAAAGGAATATGGGGCAGTCCATGGGTAGGAATCAAACATTTTCAGAAATTCTTTGGTAGCTATTATTTTTGGAGATTAATTCGCAATACACTCGGTATTAGTATTTATCACTTACTTATATGTTTCCCGTTTCCGATTATACTTGCTTTGATGCTTAATGAAGTAAATAATAAATATTTTAAAAAGACGGTACAAACTATTACTTATGCGCCACATTTTTTGTCCACTGTAGTTTTGGTAGGGATAGTTGTTAATTTTGCCTCTCCTCAGAATGGTATCATAAATGAAATAATAAAGTTCTTTGGAGGAGAACCTATATTTTTTATGGCTGAACCGAAATGGTTTAAGACAACATATGTTTTTTCGGATTTATGGAAACAAATGGGATGGAGTTCAATCATCTATATAGCAGCTTTATCTGGAATTAATTATGAATTACATGAAGCTGCAATGGTTGATGGTGCCTCTCGATTTCAGAGAATATTACATATTAATATTCCTGGGATTATGCCTACAGTAGTTATTTTACTCATTTTAGCAGTAGGTAGAATTATGGGAGTAGGATTTGAAAAAATATTTTTGATGCAGAATGATTTAAATATGGAAGCATCAGATGTAATATCAACATATGTTTATAGAGCAGGAATATTAGATGGACAATACAGTTTTTCGGCAGCAGTTGGACTTTTTAATTCTATCATTAATTTTATATTGTTGATTTCAGTTAATAAAATATCAAGACGTGTAAGTGAAACTAGCTTGTGGTAA
- a CDS encoding sulfatase, translated as MRILFLDLDTLRPDHLGCYGYERNTSPNIDEICNKGIRFDNYYCSDAPCLPSRAALMSGRYGIHTGVVGHGGTAADMRLQGYKRRFRDLMGFESLPSFIKQQGLRTVSISPFAERHSAWWFYSGFNEMYNTGKRGDEIASDITPTALKWIKDNAKNDNWYLHLNYWDAHTPYRVPDEYGNPFEQEPIPSWINEEVFAKHLKKIGPHSVHEINMYNNKTNPEFPRQPGELLDINDVKKMMDGYDCGISYMDKNIGYVFNALEEEGVLEDTMIIISADHGENMGELGIYGEHGTADYATCRIPMIISGPNFKKGMVDKGLHYNLDFAPTVADLFNKEPAPSWDGQSYAPTLMDGKDCGRDFLVLSQCAHVCQRSLRFKNWLYMRTYHDGYHMFENEMLFNLDKDTHEQYNIATENKDICMEAVYHMNNWHDDMMNSMDCEIDPLWTVMKEGGPFHARGALKNYCPHLEKTGRSYAINLLKERHPEEFK; from the coding sequence ATGAGAATACTTTTTCTTGATTTGGACACATTGCGTCCGGATCATTTAGGTTGTTATGGATATGAACGAAATACTTCTCCAAATATTGATGAAATTTGCAATAAGGGAATTAGATTTGATAATTATTATTGCTCTGATGCTCCTTGTTTGCCTTCAAGGGCAGCGTTGATGTCAGGAAGATATGGTATACATACTGGAGTGGTTGGACATGGTGGAACTGCTGCAGATATGAGATTACAAGGATATAAACGTAGGTTTAGAGATTTGATGGGATTTGAAAGTTTGCCATCATTCATAAAACAGCAGGGATTAAGAACAGTATCGATTAGTCCATTTGCAGAAAGGCATTCTGCATGGTGGTTCTATTCAGGATTTAATGAAATGTACAATACTGGAAAACGTGGGGATGAAATAGCTAGTGATATAACTCCTACAGCATTAAAATGGATAAAAGATAATGCCAAAAATGACAACTGGTATTTACATCTTAATTATTGGGATGCTCATACTCCATATAGAGTTCCTGATGAATATGGTAATCCATTTGAGCAAGAACCAATTCCTAGCTGGATTAATGAGGAAGTATTTGCAAAACATTTAAAGAAGATAGGACCTCATTCAGTTCATGAAATAAATATGTATAATAATAAAACAAATCCTGAGTTCCCTCGCCAACCTGGTGAGTTGTTAGATATTAATGATGTAAAGAAAATGATGGATGGCTATGATTGTGGAATAAGTTACATGGATAAAAATATTGGATATGTTTTCAATGCATTGGAAGAAGAAGGCGTGCTGGAAGATACCATGATAATAATAAGTGCGGATCATGGTGAAAATATGGGCGAACTTGGAATTTATGGAGAACATGGAACAGCAGATTATGCTACTTGTAGGATACCTATGATTATAAGTGGACCTAATTTCAAAAAGGGAATGGTGGACAAAGGACTACACTATAACTTAGATTTTGCTCCTACTGTAGCAGATCTATTTAATAAAGAACCTGCTCCAAGCTGGGATGGACAAAGCTATGCACCTACTCTAATGGATGGTAAAGATTGTGGTCGAGATTTTCTTGTATTGAGTCAATGTGCACATGTATGCCAGAGGAGTTTAAGATTTAAGAACTGGCTATATATGAGAACTTATCACGATGGATACCATATGTTTGAAAATGAAATGCTCTTTAATCTAGATAAAGATACTCATGAACAGTACAATATTGCTACAGAAAATAAAGATATTTGTATGGAAGCAGTATATCATATGAATAACTGGCATGATGATATGATGAACTCTATGGATTGTGAAATTGATCCTTTATGGACAGTCATGAAAGAAGGTGGACCATTCCATGCTAGAGGTGCTCTTAAAAATTATTGTCCACATCTAGAAAAAACAGGACGTAGTTATGCTATTAATTTATTAAAAGAAAGACACCCTGAAGAATTCAAATAG
- a CDS encoding MBL fold metallo-hydrolase: MKVKFLGTAAAEGIPALFCNCPICMESKRLGGKNIRKRSSIIIDDKIVIDFTNDAMHCAHTYGIDYSRLEYLLITHSHSDHFNYYDLEFKLPGYRNEGNPKLNIYANQSCLDILDQFEDFSGNIDEHFTLNRAEPFKTFSIEDYRITPLPAKHRTMYEDEECLIYIIEHDGKRMLYGLDSGYYFDEVIDHITKLYFDLVILDCTCGFGETNENSTHMCLKDNEQIVHILRENKAIDDKTIVISQHFSHNGLVVYDRDKDIFKKKGLIMAYDGMEVEA; this comes from the coding sequence ATGAAAGTAAAATTTTTAGGAACAGCAGCTGCTGAAGGCATACCTGCATTATTTTGTAATTGTCCCATATGCATGGAATCCAAAAGACTCGGGGGAAAAAATATCAGAAAACGTTCAAGTATCATTATTGATGATAAAATAGTCATTGATTTCACTAATGATGCAATGCATTGTGCTCATACATATGGAATAGATTATTCAAGATTGGAATATTTGTTGATTACACATTCCCATAGTGACCATTTCAATTATTATGATCTGGAATTCAAATTACCTGGTTACAGGAATGAAGGTAATCCAAAACTGAATATCTATGCTAACCAATCTTGTTTAGACATATTAGATCAGTTTGAGGATTTTTCAGGGAATATTGATGAACATTTTACATTAAATAGGGCTGAACCTTTCAAAACATTTTCTATAGAAGATTATAGAATCACACCATTACCTGCTAAACATAGAACTATGTATGAAGATGAAGAGTGCCTGATATATATAATAGAACATGATGGTAAAAGAATGTTATATGGACTAGATTCAGGTTATTATTTTGATGAGGTTATTGACCATATAACAAAACTCTATTTCGATTTGGTTATTCTTGATTGTACATGTGGTTTTGGTGAAACCAACGAAAATTCAACTCATATGTGTTTGAAAGATAATGAACAGATTGTACATATTCTAAGAGAAAACAAAGCGATAGATGATAAAACCATAGTAATTTCTCAACATTTTTCACATAACGGTCTTGTTGTTTATGATAGGGACAAAGACATATTCAAGAAAAAAGGATTAATAATGGCTTATGATGGAATGGAAGTAGAAGCTTAA
- a CDS encoding glycoside hydrolase family 30 protein yields the protein MFLFNRKNKMFFGTVLIAFLLFANVSEITYAKEDNIIVIDPFGERQTFEGWGTSLCWWANVIGGWSEENIDKVMDLLYSPTKGLGFTVARYNIGGGDNPSHSHMRIGGDVPGYLPIEGGNYDWTRDANQRKILDEAIIRGADTLEAFSNSPPYWMTYSGCSAGNTFPWDDNLKEEYFDEFADYLTEVVKHFRDEWGITFRTLSPINEPSTGLGWKAGNNQEGCDWSKESQEKIYRELYDSLVEKDLIGQIRISGNEETNLDWTFNIEDYSQDVIDDIWQINTHSYHGTKRPEVKSLARFMDKRIWMSETDSSPTLPLSGGAHDHYGEHAMEEAMWLAEKIYYDVYDIGAESWVFWQAVEDETGAVEGDHSFGLIHTPFNQDNDNFILTKKYYTMAQYSKFICPGYKIIYNGISKTLAAYGEDDGKLVLVAYNDTDDNKTISYDLSRFDTLGNIEVYRTSINENLQKLQNIFINDDILEISLPSKSVTTIIIDADYSNSDDIMYYVDCGNVECSNSYTDIDSNNNLRNSVPDQAYGEDSISNYSWGYETDGETTAVAHRDDMFFSLRTDESLLGGRGITYSFEVPNGHYNIDLGFRDPWSHAYRQLDITIEGNLETWRYVPPRWEEIKSYKAVQVNDGMLTIEVDRCKHIIDNNADAMISFIRIDKCSD from the coding sequence ATGTTTTTATTTAACAGGAAAAACAAGATGTTTTTTGGAACTGTGTTGATTGCTTTTCTATTATTTGCAAATGTCAGCGAAATAACTTATGCAAAGGAAGATAATATTATTGTAATCGATCCTTTTGGCGAAAGACAGACTTTTGAAGGCTGGGGTACTTCATTGTGCTGGTGGGCTAATGTAATTGGGGGGTGGTCAGAAGAAAATATTGATAAAGTTATGGATTTGCTATATTCACCAACCAAGGGGTTGGGCTTTACTGTAGCAAGGTACAATATCGGAGGTGGTGACAATCCTAGTCACTCTCATATGAGGATTGGAGGAGATGTGCCTGGGTATTTACCAATAGAAGGTGGTAATTATGATTGGACTAGAGATGCAAATCAACGTAAAATTCTAGATGAAGCAATTATAAGAGGTGCTGATACATTAGAAGCTTTCTCTAATAGTCCTCCTTATTGGATGACTTATAGTGGTTGTTCAGCAGGAAATACTTTCCCTTGGGATGATAACTTGAAAGAAGAATATTTTGATGAATTCGCTGATTATTTAACAGAAGTAGTTAAACATTTTAGAGATGAATGGGGGATTACATTCAGAACCTTATCACCAATAAATGAGCCATCAACAGGTTTGGGATGGAAAGCTGGTAATAATCAGGAAGGATGTGACTGGTCCAAGGAAAGTCAAGAAAAAATCTATAGAGAATTGTATGATAGTCTAGTAGAAAAAGATCTTATAGGACAAATTAGGATATCAGGTAATGAAGAGACTAATCTTGATTGGACTTTTAACATAGAAGATTATTCCCAAGATGTTATAGATGATATATGGCAGATCAATACTCATTCTTATCATGGTACCAAAAGACCAGAAGTGAAAAGTCTAGCGAGATTCATGGATAAAAGAATATGGATGTCTGAAACAGACAGTTCACCTACATTACCTCTAAGTGGTGGAGCTCACGATCACTATGGTGAACATGCTATGGAAGAAGCCATGTGGTTAGCTGAAAAAATATATTATGATGTTTATGATATAGGAGCAGAATCTTGGGTATTTTGGCAAGCTGTTGAAGATGAAACAGGAGCTGTAGAAGGTGACCATAGTTTTGGATTGATTCATACTCCATTTAATCAAGATAATGATAACTTTATTTTAACAAAAAAATATTATACAATGGCTCAATATAGTAAATTTATTTGTCCTGGTTATAAAATAATATATAATGGTATCTCGAAAACTTTAGCGGCTTATGGTGAAGATGATGGTAAATTGGTTCTTGTAGCTTATAATGATACAGATGATAATAAAACAATAAGTTATGATTTATCAAGGTTTGATACTCTTGGAAATATTGAAGTTTACAGAACAAGCATTAATGAAAATCTCCAAAAACTACAAAATATTTTCATAAATGATGACATATTGGAAATATCATTACCATCAAAATCAGTTACCACTATAATCATTGATGCTGATTATAGCAATTCTGATGATATAATGTACTATGTTGATTGCGGTAATGTAGAATGTAGCAACTCTTATACTGATATTGATTCTAATAATAATCTAAGGAATAGTGTACCTGACCAAGCTTATGGAGAAGATTCTATCAGTAATTATTCTTGGGGTTATGAAACAGATGGAGAAACAACAGCTGTAGCCCATAGGGATGACATGTTCTTTAGCCTTAGAACTGATGAAAGCTTATTGGGTGGTAGAGGAATCACATATAGTTTTGAGGTACCCAATGGTCATTATAATATTGATCTGGGATTTCGGGATCCTTGGTCTCACGCTTATCGTCAATTGGATATAACTATTGAGGGTAATCTAGAGACATGGAGGTATGTACCACCTCGATGGGAAGAGATCAAAAGCTATAAGGCCGTTCAAGTTAATGATGGAATGTTAACCATAGAGGTAGATAGATGTAAACATATCATTGATAATAATGCAGATGCTATGATTAGTTTCATTAGAATAGATAAATGCTCAGACTAA
- a CDS encoding glycoside hydrolase family 2 TIM barrel-domain containing protein gives MKIRKKINLNCGWKFYRGDESKASYRGFDDSSWRNVTVPHDWSVEYDFDKSYASSTGYLCGGIGWYRKVFDIPFDMTNKKVYITFEGIYNNSRIWCNSNHLGNRPNGYTTFTIDITDFVENKNNVISVKVDHSHLADSRWFTGSGIYRDVYLTITDNVHFDIDGLSVTTPHIKNNEAIIKTDMTIINDNITDEQITIKADVIGQDSRTSDKLEFTIKGEEKSINTFNIKIDNPILWSVDQPFLYEMHIELIKDGTVIDDLDVDFGIRDFRFNSSKGFYLNDKNMKLKGVCLHHDAGCLGAATTEDIWKRRLKKLKDMGCNAIRTSHNPVAPFFLDLCDRMGFLVIEEAFDEWEGIKNKWWQGHNVYPPKHFGYGKDFPVWCEKDIKSMVLRDKNHPCIIMWSIGNEIDYPNDPYCHPYFKVMEGNNDSNKPKEEMKYDPNKPKANRLKSIAKKLNTYVKECDDTRPVTAALAFPELSNLVGYSEEIDIIGYNYKENLYDEHHREYPDRVLYGSENSRMTKQWMVVENNDFICGQFLWTGIDYLGEALGWPIRVSPTGFLDTAGFEKSNYYQRKSLWSDEPVLHITTIKSTDFQQEQLDDLSGDSEHWNWSLDERIQVLCTTNCKTVELFLDDVSLGAKSLEEHPNHCMDWEVEYKPGILKAVGETFDGKQFITELKTVSVPAKIKMNPLETILEADGQDISQIEIYIQDKDNNVVKYADNEITLDIEGECEFLGMENGYCDDLTPYRSRTRKANNGRLIAYIRASKIPSRITVTASGKNLESDEIVIQVK, from the coding sequence TTGAAAATACGTAAAAAAATAAACCTGAATTGTGGATGGAAATTCTATAGAGGAGATGAATCAAAGGCATCATATAGAGGTTTTGATGATAGTAGTTGGAGAAATGTTACTGTTCCCCATGATTGGTCCGTTGAATATGATTTCGATAAATCATACGCAAGTTCAACAGGTTATCTATGTGGTGGTATTGGTTGGTATCGTAAGGTATTTGACATTCCCTTTGATATGACTAATAAAAAAGTGTATATCACATTTGAAGGGATATATAATAATTCAAGGATATGGTGCAATTCCAATCATCTAGGTAACCGTCCTAATGGATACACTACTTTTACTATTGATATAACAGATTTCGTTGAGAATAAGAATAATGTTATTTCAGTAAAGGTTGACCATTCTCACTTAGCGGATTCAAGATGGTTTACGGGTTCAGGAATCTATAGAGATGTTTATTTGACTATAACCGATAATGTACATTTTGATATAGATGGTCTGTCTGTTACAACTCCTCATATTAAAAATAATGAGGCAATCATAAAAACGGATATGACAATAATAAACGATAATATTACAGATGAACAAATTACCATAAAGGCAGATGTCATTGGTCAAGATAGCAGGACATCCGATAAATTGGAATTTACTATTAAGGGTGAAGAAAAAAGCATCAATACTTTTAATATCAAAATAGATAATCCTATATTATGGTCTGTGGACCAACCGTTCTTATACGAAATGCATATAGAATTGATTAAAGATGGAACGGTTATTGATGATTTGGATGTTGATTTTGGTATAAGGGATTTTCGATTTAATAGCAGTAAAGGATTCTACCTTAATGATAAGAACATGAAACTAAAAGGAGTTTGTTTACATCATGATGCAGGTTGTCTAGGAGCAGCTACAACAGAAGATATATGGAAAAGAAGACTTAAGAAATTAAAAGATATGGGTTGTAATGCTATAAGGACAAGTCATAATCCAGTAGCTCCTTTTTTCTTGGATTTATGTGATAGAATGGGATTTCTAGTGATAGAAGAAGCTTTTGATGAGTGGGAAGGTATCAAAAATAAATGGTGGCAAGGACATAATGTATATCCACCAAAACATTTTGGGTATGGTAAAGATTTTCCAGTATGGTGTGAGAAGGATATAAAATCTATGGTACTTAGAGATAAGAATCATCCTTGTATAATCATGTGGAGTATAGGCAATGAAATAGATTATCCCAATGACCCATATTGCCATCCATATTTCAAGGTCATGGAAGGTAATAATGATTCCAATAAACCTAAAGAAGAAATGAAATATGATCCTAATAAACCAAAAGCAAATAGACTCAAGTCTATAGCAAAAAAACTAAATACGTATGTAAAAGAGTGTGATGACACACGCCCTGTAACAGCTGCACTTGCTTTCCCAGAACTCTCCAATCTAGTTGGTTATTCAGAGGAGATAGATATAATCGGTTACAACTATAAAGAGAATCTCTATGATGAACATCATAGAGAATATCCCGATAGAGTTCTGTATGGAAGCGAGAATAGTAGAATGACCAAACAATGGATGGTTGTCGAAAATAATGATTTCATATGTGGCCAATTCTTATGGACGGGAATAGATTATCTAGGTGAAGCCCTAGGTTGGCCTATTAGAGTGTCACCTACAGGTTTCCTTGACACTGCTGGGTTTGAAAAGAGTAATTATTATCAAAGAAAGAGCTTATGGAGTGATGAACCAGTTTTACATATAACAACTATAAAATCAACAGACTTTCAACAAGAACAACTTGATGATTTATCTGGTGACAGTGAACATTGGAATTGGAGTCTTGATGAAAGGATACAAGTATTATGTACTACTAATTGTAAGACAGTAGAACTTTTTCTTGATGATGTTTCATTAGGAGCAAAAAGTTTAGAAGAGCATCCTAATCATTGCATGGATTGGGAAGTTGAATATAAGCCAGGTATATTAAAAGCTGTGGGTGAAACCTTTGATGGAAAGCAATTCATCACAGAACTGAAAACAGTATCAGTACCTGCGAAAATTAAAATGAATCCACTAGAAACTATACTGGAAGCTGATGGACAAGATATATCTCAGATAGAGATTTACATTCAAGACAAAGACAATAATGTAGTAAAATATGCAGATAATGAAATAACCTTGGATATTGAAGGCGAATGTGAATTCCTTGGTATGGAAAATGGTTATTGCGATGATTTGACTCCTTATAGAAGTAGAACAAGAAAAGCCAATAATGGACGATTGATAGCTTATATTAGAGCAAGCAAAATACCTAGTAGAATAACTGTTACTGCGTCAGGAAAAAATCTCGAATCAGACGAAATAGTAATACAAGTAAAGTAA
- a CDS encoding response regulator transcription factor, producing MLKVMIVEDDVMYRYALKTVINWEQYGFIIRDEAINGKDAINKLHVNIPDVLITDISMPELNGISLIKYVKENYPDIKILVLSSYDDYKFVRDALLLGAMDYILKYDLEKEKLVDLLDKIKDEIEKDRYNKILLKENKIMNDIISGNEIKDIKKELQGISKEFHPGVMLCVKIKELEAKEYDNNSLFHNIIDEKNSKYILGINKNLCCILLDISDMKSEFKIHNYLQDLSRYIIEKSYEYGIRNCQIGISDIFNDINRYEYYFKQAAISLEYSFYDKNKKIFFYSNDLIANKNQKLDDLLNHLRESTISGDVDKVKKDITNIFGFICKYKLSKRELKKVLLDLYIMYNNISRELQQDINDKLGVIELLVNDQINDVTMLEEEYLHSYSELCKTVGNKQYSMGIQRIVGYIEKNYRSSNLTVDKIAHIHDITPNYLSLIFKKETGIKITDYINALKIKEAKRLLRSSNKKVYEIAYDVGFNNVTYFCTIFKRKCGLTVKEYMNNGRKSTGNCLKEV from the coding sequence ATGTTAAAGGTTATGATTGTTGAAGATGATGTAATGTATCGCTATGCATTAAAAACAGTTATTAATTGGGAACAATACGGATTTATCATTAGGGATGAAGCTATTAATGGTAAAGATGCCATTAATAAGTTGCATGTCAATATACCAGATGTACTTATAACGGATATAAGTATGCCCGAACTTAATGGTATTTCTCTAATAAAATATGTTAAAGAGAATTATCCGGATATCAAAATACTTGTTTTGAGTTCATATGACGATTATAAGTTCGTCAGAGATGCATTGTTGCTTGGAGCTATGGACTATATACTGAAATATGATCTTGAAAAGGAGAAATTAGTTGATTTACTTGATAAGATAAAAGACGAAATCGAAAAAGATAGGTACAACAAGATTCTGTTGAAAGAAAATAAAATAATGAACGATATCATATCAGGTAATGAAATAAAAGATATAAAAAAAGAATTACAAGGAATCAGTAAAGAATTTCACCCTGGAGTCATGTTGTGTGTTAAAATTAAGGAGTTAGAAGCTAAGGAGTATGATAATAATTCATTATTCCACAACATCATAGATGAAAAAAATTCAAAGTATATTCTGGGAATCAATAAAAACCTATGCTGTATTTTATTGGATATAAGTGATATGAAAAGCGAGTTCAAGATCCATAATTATTTACAAGATTTGAGCAGATATATTATAGAAAAATCATATGAATATGGTATACGAAATTGTCAAATAGGTATTAGCGATATTTTCAATGATATTAACAGATATGAGTACTATTTCAAACAAGCAGCAATATCTTTGGAGTATAGTTTTTACGATAAGAATAAGAAAATTTTCTTTTATTCCAATGACCTTATTGCCAATAAAAATCAGAAATTAGATGACTTATTGAATCATTTAAGAGAAAGCACTATAAGTGGGGATGTTGATAAGGTTAAAAAAGACATAACCAATATATTTGGTTTCATATGCAAATACAAGTTGTCAAAAAGAGAATTGAAAAAAGTATTATTGGATTTGTATATCATGTATAATAATATATCCAGAGAATTACAGCAGGATATTAATGATAAGTTGGGAGTAATAGAATTATTGGTTAATGACCAAATCAATGATGTTACAATGCTGGAAGAGGAATATTTACATAGTTATAGTGAGTTATGTAAAACAGTAGGAAATAAGCAATATAGTATGGGAATACAAAGAATTGTTGGTTATATAGAGAAGAATTATAGATCATCAAATCTTACTGTGGATAAAATAGCTCATATACATGATATAACACCTAATTACCTTTCATTAATCTTCAAAAAAGAAACAGGTATAAAGATTACTGATTATATCAATGCTCTTAAAATCAAAGAGGCTAAGAGATTATTGAGAAGCAGTAATAAAAAAGTGTATGAGATAGCATATGATGTAGGATTCAACAATGTAACTTATTTTTGTACTATATTCAAAAGGAAATGTGGTCTAACTGTAAAAGAATATATGAATAATGGTAGAAAATCGACGGGTAATTGTCTTAAGGAGGTATGA
- a CDS encoding sensor histidine kinase — protein MKNRIKYFFLSLKIKKKFMLGMLIIILILSSCIGKLTFNISKELIKKNTIELTSELLNQYAENIYNKTEALRKTAYQASREFVKNNSLDNNMHISDIEVVINRGLNDMVSQYRSSSSDSIEAVCVTGNDGYFYWGHKDNINNYYIDDDYIRKIIMRHSNEEENSFWSPTENNETILFVSKMVSPESLITHGYIILFIDKDYFLTLDNETSSISNDQIAIVKENSEVLIKDDILGKEEILQNINSMPEKIFSIVDNDVKYSAVSTKIKNKDWKIISIISEKKLLSNINHLKTIITLVCIIISMVALIIAYIIAGGVTKNIRLLEKNMKKVEDGNFNVRVKPTTYDEVGLLSLRFNYMMKKINELIDTVYVERIRKQEAEFEVLKAQINPHFLYNTLGSVKWLSRMQGQKKIEDMVDSLIYILRTSVKGDKYITVDEELLYINKYIYLQKIRFEDRFQMIYNIAENIRNCYILQFILQPIVENSIYHGLEISKGDGIITINGYNKDKTIVLEVVDNGVGMTEEQSKKIIADEDTKYSGLNSIGIANVDKRIKMYFGNTYGITIKSELGKGTIVSIMLPYIENRCDLDD, from the coding sequence ATGAAAAATAGAATAAAGTATTTTTTTTTAAGCCTAAAAATAAAAAAGAAATTTATGCTGGGCATGTTAATCATAATTCTAATTTTATCATCATGTATAGGAAAACTGACTTTTAATATATCTAAAGAATTGATTAAAAAAAACACTATAGAGTTAACTTCCGAGTTATTGAATCAATATGCCGAAAACATATACAATAAAACCGAAGCTTTAAGAAAAACTGCATATCAAGCTAGCCGTGAATTCGTAAAGAATAATTCATTAGATAATAATATGCATATAAGTGATATAGAAGTTGTGATCAATAGAGGGCTTAACGATATGGTTAGTCAATATAGGTCATCTTCCAGTGATTCCATTGAAGCTGTATGTGTTACAGGCAATGATGGCTATTTTTATTGGGGACATAAGGATAATATTAATAACTATTATATAGATGATGATTATATTAGAAAGATTATTATGCGCCATAGTAACGAAGAGGAAAATTCTTTTTGGAGTCCAACAGAAAATAATGAAACGATTTTATTTGTATCCAAGATGGTTTCGCCAGAATCACTCATAACACATGGTTATATCATATTATTTATTGATAAAGACTATTTTTTAACATTGGATAATGAAACTTCTAGCATAAGTAATGACCAAATTGCTATTGTTAAAGAAAACAGTGAAGTATTGATTAAGGATGATATACTTGGAAAAGAAGAAATCTTACAGAATATCAATTCAATGCCGGAAAAAATTTTTTCAATAGTAGATAATGATGTTAAGTACTCAGCAGTCAGCACTAAAATTAAAAATAAGGATTGGAAAATAATATCAATTATCTCTGAGAAAAAGCTATTAAGTAATATTAATCATCTAAAAACAATAATTACTTTGGTTTGTATTATCATTTCAATGGTAGCTTTAATAATTGCATATATTATTGCTGGAGGAGTAACCAAAAATATAAGGCTCTTAGAGAAAAACATGAAAAAGGTAGAAGATGGTAATTTTAATGTTAGAGTTAAACCAACTACATATGATGAAGTAGGTTTACTTTCACTAAGATTCAATTATATGATGAAAAAAATCAATGAGCTTATAGATACAGTTTATGTTGAAAGGATTAGAAAACAGGAAGCTGAATTTGAAGTATTAAAAGCTCAGATTAATCCTCATTTTCTATACAATACCTTAGGGAGTGTAAAATGGTTATCAAGAATGCAAGGTCAGAAAAAAATAGAAGATATGGTAGATTCGCTTATCTATATATTAAGAACTTCTGTTAAAGGTGATAAATATATAACTGTCGATGAAGAATTATTGTATATCAATAAATATATCTATCTACAGAAAATCCGTTTTGAAGATAGATTCCAGATGATCTATAATATTGCTGAAAACATTAGAAACTGTTATATATTACAGTTCATTCTGCAACCTATAGTAGAAAATTCTATTTATCATGGGCTAGAAATATCAAAAGGTGATGGTATCATAACTATAAATGGTTATAACAAAGATAAAACAATTGTTCTGGAAGTTGTTGATAATGGAGTAGGTATGACTGAAGAACAGTCAAAAAAAATCATTGCTGATGAAGATACCAAATATTCTGGATTAAATAGTATAGGAATAGCTAATGTGGATAAAAGAATCAAAATGTATTTTGGCAATACATATGGTATTACAATAAAGAGTGAGTTAGGTAAAGGAACGATAGTATCAATTATGTTACCATATATTGAAAATAGATGTGATCTAGATGATTAG